A single window of Nocardia sp. NBC_01327 DNA harbors:
- a CDS encoding zinc-dependent alcohol dehydrogenase family protein — MHAMVYHGPGTSAWQEAPDPTIHEATDVIVRVDTVTICGTDLHILKGDVPEVTPGRILGHEAVGTVTEIGSAVRTLRVGDRVLVSCISSCGTCRFCRESRYGQCLGGGGWILGHLIDGTQAELVRVPFADTSTHRIPDGLSDERILMLADILPTSYEVGVRNGRVGPGDVVAIIGAGPIGLAAVMTSKLYSPSHIVVIDIVDSRLDAAHKLGADTVINSRTTDASAAIAALTDGLGADVVMEAVGTPETFELAVELVRAGGHVANIGVHGAPATLHLEKIWIRDLTITTGLVDTSTTPTLIRLLEGWQLDPTALVTHRFGFDEFPAAYDVFARAGETGALKVVIART, encoded by the coding sequence ATGCATGCGATGGTCTATCACGGCCCCGGGACAAGCGCCTGGCAAGAGGCGCCCGACCCGACGATCCACGAGGCGACCGATGTCATCGTCCGCGTGGACACCGTCACGATCTGCGGGACCGATCTGCACATCCTGAAAGGCGACGTACCCGAGGTGACGCCGGGACGGATACTCGGGCACGAAGCCGTCGGCACCGTGACCGAAATCGGAAGCGCGGTAAGGACTCTCCGAGTCGGAGATCGAGTGCTGGTCTCCTGCATCTCGTCCTGCGGAACCTGCCGGTTCTGCCGCGAAAGCCGCTACGGCCAATGTCTGGGAGGCGGCGGCTGGATTCTCGGGCATCTGATCGACGGCACGCAGGCCGAACTGGTGCGGGTTCCCTTCGCCGATACCTCCACCCACCGAATTCCGGACGGCCTCAGCGACGAACGCATACTGATGCTCGCCGATATCCTGCCCACCAGCTATGAGGTCGGAGTGCGCAACGGCCGAGTCGGACCCGGAGACGTCGTCGCCATCATCGGCGCCGGCCCGATCGGATTGGCCGCGGTCATGACGTCCAAGCTCTACAGTCCGAGCCATATCGTCGTGATCGATATCGTCGACAGCCGTCTGGACGCCGCGCACAAGCTCGGCGCCGACACCGTGATCAACAGCCGCACCACCGATGCGAGCGCCGCGATCGCCGCACTCACCGATGGCCTCGGCGCCGATGTCGTCATGGAGGCCGTGGGCACGCCGGAGACCTTCGAACTCGCGGTAGAGCTGGTGCGGGCGGGCGGACACGTCGCGAATATCGGCGTGCACGGCGCCCCGGCCACCCTCCACCTGGAGAAGATATGGATCCGGGACCTGACCATCACCACGGGATTGGTCGACACCTCCACCACACCCACCCTCATCCGGCTCCTGGAGGGCTGGCAACTCGACCCGACAGCCCTGGTCACCCACCGCTTCGGCTTCGACGAATTCCCCGCCGCCTACGACGTATTCGCACGAGCCGGGGAAACCGGCGCACTCAAGGTCGTGATCGCCAGGACGTGA
- a CDS encoding ketopantoate reductase family protein, giving the protein MRILVVGAGVIGRVHACLLAEAGHEVTMLARGSTAEQLAREGITITDGVRTRTRPVRIIEEIDSEAYDLALIAVRRDQRDGVLGLLDRIDSAVLVPMFNSPLGLGPLREQFGASRIVGAFPGVGGYLAADGAVRYARIRQQPTTIERKDGGESTVVQAFSDAGCAISVVDDMDGWLATHAVFVVAICAALERAGYSIEHLTGSREALRTMVRAVRDGFTALGNSGITVSPAGLRFIFTAAPIPAAAWYWRRALRGPLGTVAIAPHARATRDTETAALRVDLDALLPSGSAGDFDRLVRPDAPGLPPGVR; this is encoded by the coding sequence GTGAGGATTCTCGTTGTCGGCGCCGGTGTCATCGGGCGAGTGCACGCGTGTCTGCTCGCGGAGGCGGGGCACGAGGTCACGATGCTCGCGCGCGGATCGACAGCGGAACAGCTTGCGCGCGAGGGCATCACGATCACCGACGGAGTGCGCACACGCACCCGGCCGGTGCGGATAATCGAGGAGATCGATTCGGAGGCCTACGATCTGGCGCTGATCGCGGTGCGCCGGGATCAGCGCGACGGTGTGCTCGGTCTCCTCGATCGCATCGACAGCGCGGTCCTGGTGCCGATGTTCAACAGCCCCCTCGGCCTCGGACCCTTGCGGGAGCAGTTCGGTGCGAGCCGGATCGTGGGTGCGTTCCCCGGGGTCGGCGGATATCTGGCGGCGGACGGCGCTGTCAGGTATGCGCGCATCAGGCAGCAGCCGACCACCATCGAGCGCAAAGACGGCGGGGAAAGCACTGTGGTGCAGGCATTCTCGGACGCCGGATGCGCGATCTCGGTCGTCGATGACATGGACGGGTGGCTCGCGACGCACGCGGTCTTCGTGGTGGCGATCTGCGCGGCGCTGGAGCGAGCCGGGTACTCGATCGAACACCTGACGGGCAGCCGCGAGGCCCTCCGGACGATGGTGCGAGCGGTGCGCGACGGCTTCACGGCACTGGGCAATTCCGGTATCACCGTATCGCCTGCGGGCCTGCGGTTCATCTTCACTGCGGCCCCCATTCCCGCGGCGGCCTGGTATTGGCGCCGTGCGCTGCGTGGCCCGCTGGGCACGGTGGCGATAGCGCCTCATGCCCGAGCGACCCGGGATACCGAAACCGCCGCGCTGCGGGTGGATCTCGACGCGCTGCTGCCATCCGGCAGCGCGGGTGACTTCGACCGCCTGGTACGCCCGGATGCACCGGGACTGCCGCCGGGAGTCCGCTGA
- a CDS encoding universal stress protein gives MTENSVRPDTLVNPPIVVAVDGSAIAYQAAAWAAVDAGLHGAPLLIVTSIAVTTGFAPGVVLSDDDVRILRTDGERVVLEAARAARAAAPGGELDITTEVTFDSIIPYLIDLSRRARVLVVGSRGLGAFRRELLGSVSTAVTRHAHCPVALVHNTAATDVLTAEKPVLVGVDGSDNSMPALVLAFEEASRRKVGLTALHTWSDVSALDTPLPGWGMIQEQEAEVLAERVAGFGEQFPDVPVRRMLKRDRPVRALLDESEHAQLLVVGSHGRGGFTGMLLGSTSAALLHSVDCPAIVVRNG, from the coding sequence ATGACTGAGAACTCTGTCAGACCGGACACCCTGGTGAATCCGCCGATCGTGGTCGCCGTCGACGGTTCGGCCATCGCCTATCAGGCGGCGGCCTGGGCGGCGGTGGACGCCGGCCTGCACGGCGCACCGCTGCTGATCGTCACTTCGATCGCGGTGACAACGGGATTCGCGCCGGGGGTGGTGCTGTCCGACGACGATGTGCGGATCCTGCGCACCGACGGTGAGCGCGTGGTCCTCGAGGCTGCGCGGGCGGCACGGGCCGCTGCTCCCGGTGGGGAGCTGGATATCACCACCGAGGTCACCTTCGACTCCATCATTCCCTACCTGATCGACCTCTCGCGGCGAGCACGCGTACTCGTGGTCGGCAGTCGAGGGCTCGGCGCGTTTCGGCGTGAACTGCTGGGTTCGGTGAGCACCGCGGTCACACGGCACGCGCACTGCCCGGTTGCGCTGGTGCACAACACCGCTGCCACGGATGTGCTGACGGCGGAGAAGCCGGTGCTGGTCGGTGTGGACGGCTCCGACAACAGCATGCCCGCCCTCGTGCTGGCCTTCGAGGAGGCGTCGCGCCGCAAGGTCGGGCTCACCGCACTGCACACCTGGAGTGACGTCAGTGCCCTGGATACGCCGCTGCCGGGGTGGGGCATGATCCAGGAGCAGGAGGCCGAGGTCCTCGCCGAACGAGTGGCCGGCTTCGGTGAGCAATTTCCGGATGTGCCGGTGCGCCGGATGCTGAAGCGCGACAGGCCGGTTCGCGCCCTGCTCGACGAATCGGAGCATGCGCAACTGCTGGTGGTGGGCAGCCACGGCCGTGGCGGATTCACCGGCATGCTGCTCGGCTCCACCAGTGCGGCGCTGTTGCACAGCGTGGATTGCCCGGCCATCGTGGTGCGGAACGGCTGA
- a CDS encoding GAF domain-containing protein, with protein sequence MTSDPSSGSYSVRETLSQLRLRELLVEVKDRVEQMIDARDRMDGLVEAMLTVTSGLDLDETLRTIVHTAITLSDAGYGALGVRGHDLLLDQFIYEGIDEAARARIGDLPEGRGVLGLLVSQPKTIRLQNLADHPASVGFPANHPPMRTFLGVPIRIRDEVYGNLYLTEKSGGQLFTEDDEVIVQALAAAAGTAIDNARLYESARTRQAWIAATRDVATEFLAGTDSEQVIARVVRDARTLTRSEWSFLAVTDDPDLPVEETTALTIAELSSPGAELSSLLVHTTATAIGQVFRVGTPLRYTDSDDIDLGVEIPEAGPTLILPLHAQGSAFGVLVLLRSAKSAPYSDEVVELAAAFTDQAALAIKLAEAQQRVRELDILTDRDRIARDLHDHVIQRLFAAGLSLQSTVSRARSAEVRERLSDVINDLQDVVQEIRTSIFDLHGGNSQSTRLRQRIEQLIKQHTGDLEMRTSLRITGPLSVVDAELADHAEAVVREAVSNVVRHSGAAILTVEIDVADDLTLIITDDGCGIPDDITPSGLHNLTTRADQAEGHFTMERSSEHGGTRLRWSVPLH encoded by the coding sequence GTGACCAGCGACCCCTCGAGCGGCTCCTATTCGGTTCGCGAGACCCTTTCGCAATTGCGACTGCGGGAACTACTCGTCGAGGTCAAAGATCGCGTCGAGCAGATGATCGACGCCCGCGATCGCATGGACGGGCTCGTCGAGGCCATGCTCACCGTCACCTCCGGCCTGGATCTGGACGAGACACTGCGCACGATCGTGCATACCGCCATCACACTGAGCGATGCGGGCTACGGGGCGCTCGGCGTGCGTGGCCACGATCTGCTGCTCGACCAGTTCATCTACGAGGGCATCGATGAGGCCGCTCGTGCCCGCATCGGCGATCTGCCGGAGGGCCGGGGTGTGCTGGGCCTGCTGGTCAGCCAGCCCAAGACCATTCGGCTGCAGAATCTCGCCGATCATCCGGCCTCCGTGGGATTTCCGGCGAACCATCCGCCCATGCGCACCTTCCTCGGCGTTCCGATCCGCATTCGTGACGAGGTCTACGGCAACCTGTATCTCACCGAGAAATCCGGCGGGCAGCTGTTCACCGAGGACGACGAGGTGATCGTGCAGGCGCTGGCGGCCGCGGCGGGTACGGCCATCGACAATGCGCGGCTGTACGAATCCGCGCGCACCCGGCAGGCGTGGATCGCGGCGACCCGCGATGTGGCGACAGAATTCCTGGCCGGCACCGATTCGGAGCAGGTGATCGCCCGCGTGGTGCGCGACGCCCGGACCCTCACCCGGTCGGAGTGGTCGTTCCTCGCGGTCACCGACGATCCGGATCTCCCGGTGGAGGAGACCACCGCGCTCACCATCGCCGAATTGTCCTCGCCCGGAGCCGAACTCAGCAGCCTGCTCGTGCATACCACCGCGACCGCCATCGGTCAGGTCTTCCGGGTGGGCACACCGCTGCGCTACACCGACAGCGACGATATCGACCTCGGCGTCGAGATCCCCGAGGCCGGCCCCACTCTCATCCTGCCGCTGCACGCCCAGGGGTCCGCCTTCGGCGTTCTGGTGCTGCTGCGGTCCGCCAAATCGGCGCCGTACTCCGACGAGGTCGTGGAATTGGCGGCGGCGTTCACCGATCAGGCCGCGCTGGCCATCAAACTGGCGGAGGCACAGCAGCGGGTGCGCGAGCTCGACATTCTCACCGACCGCGATCGGATCGCGCGTGACCTGCACGATCACGTCATCCAGCGCCTGTTCGCCGCAGGGCTGAGCCTGCAGAGCACCGTGTCCCGTGCCCGCTCGGCCGAAGTGCGAGAACGACTCTCGGATGTGATCAATGATCTGCAGGACGTCGTCCAGGAGATCCGCACCTCCATCTTCGATCTGCACGGCGGCAACAGTCAGAGCACCCGGTTACGCCAGCGCATCGAACAGCTGATCAAACAGCACACCGGCGATCTGGAGATGCGCACCTCCCTGCGCATCACCGGGCCGCTGTCGGTGGTCGACGCCGAACTGGCGGACCATGCCGAAGCCGTTGTGCGGGAGGCGGTCAGCAATGTCGTCCGGCACTCCGGCGCAGCGATCCTCACCGTCGAGATCGACGTTGCCGACGATCTCACCCTCATCATCACCGATGACGGCTGCGGTATCCCCGATGACATCACTCCGAGCGGCCTGCACAATCTGACCACCCGCGCCGACCAGGCCGAGGGGCATTTCACCATGGAGCGCAGCAGCGAACACGGCGGCACCCGCCTGCGCTGGTCGGTGCCGCTGCACTGA
- a CDS encoding pyridoxamine 5'-phosphate oxidase family protein: MNRFPADGFAARIAIDLQRAEALRLLASVSYGRVVFTRDALPAVRPVNHLVDGETIIVRTQLTSRLTSAVRADSNVVVAYEADDIDPIRQLGWSVVVTGIARTVTDPIRVARYEKLLRPWVDGAFDTVVAIEPTLVTGVRLMAANSRSA, translated from the coding sequence GTGAACAGATTCCCGGCGGACGGCTTCGCGGCTCGTATCGCGATCGACCTGCAACGGGCTGAAGCACTACGCCTGCTGGCCAGTGTCTCCTACGGCCGGGTGGTTTTCACCCGGGATGCGCTTCCGGCGGTTCGCCCGGTGAATCACCTGGTCGACGGCGAGACGATCATTGTGCGCACCCAATTGACCTCGCGGCTCACCTCGGCCGTGCGGGCCGATTCGAATGTGGTGGTGGCCTACGAGGCCGACGATATCGATCCGATCCGGCAATTGGGCTGGTCGGTGGTGGTCACGGGCATCGCCAGGACCGTCACCGATCCCATCCGGGTCGCGCGCTACGAGAAACTGCTGCGCCCGTGGGTGGACGGAGCTTTCGACACCGTCGTGGCCATCGAACCCACCCTGGTCACCGGCGTGCGGCTGATGGCGGCGAACAGTAGGTCGGCATGA
- a CDS encoding CsbD family protein: MSASDKAQHKVDKLAGLAREKYGKLIGDEDQEQEGKAEKAKADLKDAGEKIKDAFRH; the protein is encoded by the coding sequence ATGAGCGCGAGTGACAAGGCGCAGCACAAGGTGGACAAGCTTGCCGGTCTGGCGCGGGAGAAGTACGGAAAACTGATCGGCGACGAGGATCAAGAGCAGGAGGGTAAGGCGGAGAAGGCCAAGGCCGACCTCAAAGACGCGGGGGAGAAGATCAAAGACGCGTTCCGGCACTGA
- a CDS encoding TetR/AcrR family transcriptional regulator, whose translation MKLTTERIVDAGMAAFAEVGYQGVSMRQVADRLDAHAGSLYYHVKNKDALLRLMADRVARQGYDAGTAALAQLPAGAAWPTRVEAQAAALRHSILHHPGGAILLAESPKSLSGGALSLMERLLRTLVDGGVPAPHAIIAADTLLSHTTGFALQEQTEPPIPPVDAAAYADLHARFPLTTSGAAAYPQEEKFLRGVRLICLGIRALINGEDLLPLG comes from the coding sequence ATGAAACTGACCACCGAACGGATCGTCGATGCCGGGATGGCCGCGTTCGCCGAGGTCGGGTATCAGGGCGTGTCCATGCGCCAGGTCGCCGACCGGCTCGATGCGCATGCCGGAAGCCTCTACTATCACGTCAAGAACAAGGACGCCCTGTTGCGACTGATGGCCGACCGCGTGGCCCGGCAGGGGTACGACGCGGGCACCGCGGCGCTGGCGCAGCTGCCCGCCGGCGCTGCGTGGCCCACGCGGGTCGAGGCGCAGGCCGCGGCACTGCGGCACAGCATCCTGCACCATCCCGGCGGGGCGATTCTCCTGGCCGAGAGCCCCAAATCCCTGAGCGGCGGCGCACTTTCACTGATGGAGCGGCTGCTGCGCACACTCGTCGACGGCGGGGTCCCGGCACCGCACGCCATCATCGCCGCCGATACGCTGCTCAGCCACACCACCGGTTTCGCACTCCAGGAGCAGACCGAACCCCCGATCCCGCCCGTGGACGCGGCGGCCTACGCCGACCTGCACGCCCGATTCCCACTGACAACCTCCGGCGCGGCCGCCTACCCGCAGGAGGAGAAGTTCCTGCGCGGCGTGCGGCTGATCTGCCTGGGCATTCGTGCGCTGATCAACGGCGAGGACCTGCTGCCGCTCGGCTAG
- a CDS encoding rhomboid family intramembrane serine protease — MSAMLYNPATAALFVLMFVAARTLVDAEGKRWSRIPWAALALTVTAITGVLVQLLWSGAMDHFDSDPSKTGWWRPVTSVFMQNGGVSGTLWNLATLAIMAALAEWIWGAPLMLALFAAGALLPGHVDALVGITSVSSASRNFAGSSAATYFLGATVAAVLLLRTPAARERLLALAAPTLGLILWFAQDNAHGLVVVYGFVLGLAVALCGRAAVSMRRRIRVDHRQAG; from the coding sequence ATGAGCGCAATGTTGTACAACCCGGCTACGGCCGCCCTGTTCGTGCTGATGTTCGTCGCGGCCCGGACACTGGTGGATGCCGAGGGAAAGCGGTGGAGCCGGATCCCCTGGGCCGCACTCGCTTTGACCGTCACCGCGATCACCGGGGTGCTCGTCCAGCTGCTGTGGTCCGGCGCCATGGACCACTTCGACTCCGACCCCAGTAAAACGGGCTGGTGGCGACCCGTCACATCGGTATTCATGCAGAACGGCGGCGTCAGCGGCACACTCTGGAATCTCGCCACCCTCGCGATCATGGCAGCCCTCGCCGAATGGATCTGGGGCGCACCGCTCATGCTCGCCCTGTTCGCCGCCGGGGCCCTGCTGCCCGGTCATGTGGACGCACTGGTCGGAATAACCAGCGTCAGCTCCGCATCGCGCAACTTCGCCGGAAGTTCCGCGGCGACATACTTTCTCGGCGCGACGGTGGCCGCCGTCCTACTGCTGCGCACCCCTGCGGCTCGCGAGCGGCTGCTCGCCCTCGCCGCACCCACCCTGGGCCTGATCCTGTGGTTCGCACAGGACAATGCGCACGGCCTGGTGGTCGTCTATGGATTTGTGCTCGGCCTCGCGGTGGCGCTGTGCGGTCGCGCGGCGGTGTCGATGAGACGTCGGATCCGGGTAGATCACCGCCAGGCTGGGTAG
- a CDS encoding potassium transporter Kup — MGIDVDSSERSETEAPDVHPAARSGLVLGALGVVFGDIGTSPIYTLRTVFDPADPHAVPVRAENVFGVVSLVFWSVMIIVTVTYVLIAMRADNDGEGGIMALITLVRRWAPPGERRTAIVLAGLGIFGASLFFGDSMITPAISVLSAVEGVQIVEPSLARLIVPVTALIIVALFVVQRRGTATVGRLFGPVMVVWFLTIAACGIGGIRRDPAILRALSPTYALGFLAGHFGVAFFALAAIVLAVTGAEALYADMGHFGRRSITRAWLFLVFPACVLSYLGQGALVLADPAHAASPFFLLVPEWGRLPVVVLATAATVIASQAVITGAYSVASQAAQLGYLPRLRIVHTSESTIGQIYVPGINWLLMVSVLTLVFAFRSSTALAFAFGMAVTCTITITTLLLSYLARAKWQLPLWVTVLGAVPLLTVDLLFVAANLTKLVHGAWLPLLIGITVFTIMTTWRRGREVVVAERERQEGSLTEFIDELRQHRATPDTVEGTAVFLNRGKRTAPLALRANVERNHVRHGQIVILSIDTEPVPRISPDEHVRIDHLGYTDDGIVHIATKVGYMQTPDVQAALARLDPADTEGVLDLDNASYFLSKVELHAGPARTMPRWRKKLFIAISYTASDAADHFRLPRERTVTMGSRIEI; from the coding sequence GTGGGAATCGACGTGGACTCGTCGGAACGGTCGGAGACCGAGGCCCCGGATGTGCATCCGGCGGCGCGGTCGGGCCTGGTGCTCGGTGCACTCGGTGTTGTCTTCGGCGATATCGGGACCAGTCCGATCTACACGCTGCGGACGGTCTTCGATCCGGCGGATCCGCATGCGGTGCCGGTGCGTGCCGAGAATGTGTTCGGCGTGGTGTCGCTGGTGTTCTGGTCCGTCATGATCATCGTGACGGTGACCTACGTCCTGATCGCCATGCGCGCCGACAATGACGGCGAGGGCGGCATCATGGCGCTCATCACGCTGGTACGGCGCTGGGCCCCGCCGGGGGAGCGGCGCACGGCCATTGTCCTTGCGGGACTGGGCATCTTCGGCGCCTCACTGTTCTTCGGCGACAGCATGATCACGCCGGCCATCTCGGTGCTGTCCGCGGTGGAGGGCGTGCAGATCGTCGAACCGTCCCTGGCACGGTTGATCGTGCCGGTCACCGCACTGATCATCGTGGCATTGTTCGTGGTGCAGCGGCGCGGCACCGCGACCGTCGGCCGGCTGTTCGGCCCGGTGATGGTGGTGTGGTTCCTCACCATCGCGGCGTGCGGGATCGGTGGAATCCGCAGGGATCCGGCGATTTTGCGCGCGCTGTCCCCGACCTACGCACTGGGATTCCTCGCCGGGCATTTCGGTGTGGCGTTCTTCGCGCTGGCCGCGATCGTGCTGGCGGTGACCGGCGCCGAGGCCCTGTACGCCGATATGGGGCACTTCGGCCGCCGATCCATCACGCGCGCTTGGCTTTTCCTCGTCTTCCCGGCCTGTGTGCTCAGTTATCTGGGTCAGGGCGCGCTGGTGCTCGCTGATCCGGCTCATGCCGCGAGCCCGTTCTTTCTGCTGGTGCCGGAGTGGGGGCGGCTTCCGGTGGTCGTACTGGCCACCGCGGCGACGGTGATCGCCTCGCAGGCCGTCATCACCGGCGCGTATTCCGTTGCGTCACAGGCCGCTCAGCTCGGATATCTGCCGCGACTGCGGATCGTGCACACCTCCGAATCGACCATCGGCCAGATCTACGTGCCGGGTATCAACTGGTTGCTGATGGTCTCGGTGCTCACCCTCGTCTTCGCCTTCCGCAGTTCGACCGCGCTGGCGTTCGCCTTCGGCATGGCGGTGACCTGCACCATCACGATCACCACACTGCTGCTGAGCTATCTCGCCCGCGCGAAATGGCAACTGCCGCTGTGGGTGACAGTGCTCGGCGCCGTCCCGCTGCTGACGGTGGATCTCCTGTTCGTCGCGGCGAATCTCACCAAACTGGTGCACGGCGCGTGGTTGCCCTTGCTGATCGGGATCACCGTCTTCACGATCATGACCACCTGGCGGCGCGGGCGGGAAGTGGTTGTGGCCGAACGGGAGCGGCAGGAGGGCTCACTGACGGAGTTCATCGACGAACTGCGACAGCATCGCGCGACGCCCGACACCGTCGAGGGCACCGCGGTGTTCTTGAACCGCGGCAAGCGGACGGCGCCGCTGGCCCTGCGCGCGAATGTCGAACGCAACCATGTCCGCCACGGTCAGATCGTGATCCTGTCGATCGACACCGAACCGGTGCCGCGCATTTCGCCCGACGAGCACGTCCGCATCGATCATCTGGGCTATACCGATGACGGCATCGTCCATATCGCCACCAAGGTCGGCTATATGCAGACCCCCGATGTGCAGGCCGCCCTGGCCCGGCTCGATCCCGCCGATACCGAGGGTGTGCTCGACCTCGACAATGCGTCCTATTTTCTCTCCAAGGTCGAGTTGCACGCAGGTCCGGCCCGGACCATGCCGCGCTGGCGCAAGAAGCTCTTCATCGCCATCAGCTACACGGCCTCCGATGCCGCCGATCACTTCCGGCTGCCTCGCGAGCGCACGGTGACCATGGGGTCGCGCATCGAAATCTGA
- a CDS encoding response regulator, translated as MIYTARPVDILLVEDDPGDELMTREAFEEHEIANTLHVARDGQEALDFLFRRGEHVHAPRPDLVLLDLNLPRYNGHQILAKIRADAELSDLPVVILSTSSAEEDVVSSYRLFANAYVTKPTDLDEFTSAVRQIDEFFTQLARLPSRS; from the coding sequence GTGATCTACACCGCCCGACCCGTCGATATTCTGCTCGTGGAGGACGATCCGGGTGATGAGCTCATGACCCGGGAAGCGTTCGAAGAGCACGAGATCGCCAACACTCTGCATGTCGCGCGCGATGGCCAGGAGGCCCTGGATTTCCTGTTCCGCCGGGGTGAGCACGTTCATGCGCCGCGCCCGGATCTGGTGCTGCTGGATCTGAACCTGCCCAGATACAACGGTCATCAGATCCTGGCGAAGATCCGCGCCGACGCCGAACTGTCCGATCTGCCCGTGGTCATTCTGAGCACCTCCTCCGCCGAGGAGGATGTGGTGAGCAGCTACCGGCTCTTCGCCAACGCGTATGTCACCAAGCCGACGGACCTCGACGAATTCACCTCTGCCGTAAGGCAGATCGACGAGTTCTTCACCCAGCTCGCCCGATTGCCCAGTCGCAGTTAG
- a CDS encoding ATP-binding protein codes for MGIVVLLGAAAGAQVITTTNTATARVLDHTQPALLQATRLQNALINQETGVRGYALSGDRQFLEPYTDGLQEQTAAADRIRALVAGSPGLLADLDAVQHAADVWRTTYAHNTDAAPATLVATAPQGKALFDELRSRFDTQNTDLSAAIAEDRRALEHASTLRNWVLMLMVAVALLTGVILTVLARRLVARPLSALAAASLRVADGDFEHRIDVTGPADVATVADAVERMRGRVVSELASSRAQEALLSTQKAELDIQAEELRRSNTELEQFAYVASHDLQEPLRKVASFCQLLDKRYGDQFDERGKQYIHYAVDGAKRMQVLINDLLTFSRVGRVSETTAPVDLRESLDTAVSNLASVIEDTDAHLRLPERLPEIVGDPTLLTMLWQNLISNALKFRSPERIPTIAVECELDPESRMWDFSVTDNGIGIEAEFAEKVFVIFQRLHSREAYGGTGIGLAVCRKIVEYHGGKIWVDTSHTEGTRLRFTLPVGSPAGDSAEPAVEGASL; via the coding sequence ATGGGCATCGTGGTTCTGCTCGGCGCCGCCGCCGGTGCGCAGGTGATCACCACGACCAATACCGCGACCGCGCGGGTGCTCGATCACACGCAGCCCGCGCTGCTGCAGGCCACCCGCTTGCAGAACGCGCTGATCAATCAGGAAACCGGCGTCCGGGGTTATGCCCTCAGCGGGGATCGGCAATTCCTCGAGCCCTACACCGACGGCCTGCAGGAACAGACCGCTGCCGCCGATCGAATTCGCGCTCTGGTCGCCGGATCTCCTGGGCTACTGGCGGATCTGGACGCGGTGCAGCACGCCGCAGACGTCTGGCGGACGACCTACGCCCACAACACAGACGCGGCACCCGCGACGCTGGTGGCCACCGCGCCGCAGGGCAAAGCGCTCTTCGATGAGCTGCGCAGCCGTTTCGATACACAGAACACCGATCTGTCCGCCGCGATCGCCGAGGACCGTCGCGCGCTCGAACACGCCAGCACCCTGCGCAATTGGGTCCTCATGCTCATGGTCGCCGTCGCGCTGCTGACCGGGGTGATATTGACCGTGCTGGCCCGCCGCCTTGTGGCCCGGCCGCTGTCGGCATTGGCGGCGGCCTCCCTGCGCGTCGCCGACGGGGATTTCGAGCACCGCATCGATGTCACCGGCCCGGCCGATGTCGCCACCGTCGCCGATGCGGTGGAGCGGATGCGCGGGCGCGTGGTGTCGGAGCTGGCCTCCTCACGCGCGCAGGAAGCGCTGCTGTCGACGCAGAAGGCCGAGCTCGATATCCAGGCAGAGGAATTGCGCCGCTCCAATACCGAACTCGAACAGTTCGCATATGTGGCCTCGCACGATCTGCAGGAACCGCTGCGCAAGGTCGCGTCCTTCTGCCAGCTGCTGGACAAACGCTACGGCGACCAATTCGACGAGCGCGGAAAGCAGTACATCCACTACGCGGTCGACGGCGCCAAACGCATGCAGGTGCTGATCAACGACCTGCTCACCTTCTCCCGGGTCGGACGGGTATCGGAGACCACCGCCCCGGTCGATCTGCGCGAATCGCTCGATACCGCGGTGAGCAATCTGGCCTCGGTCATCGAGGACACCGATGCGCACCTGCGACTGCCGGAGCGGCTGCCCGAGATCGTGGGCGATCCCACGCTGCTGACGATGCTGTGGCAGAACCTGATCTCCAATGCCCTCAAATTCCGCAGCCCCGAACGCATTCCGACCATCGCGGTGGAGTGTGAACTCGATCCCGAGTCACGAATGTGGGATTTCTCGGTGACCGACAACGGAATCGGCATCGAGGCCGAGTTCGCCGAGAAGGTGTTCGTCATCTTCCAGCGCCTGCACAGCCGGGAGGCGTACGGGGGTACCGGTATCGGTTTGGCCGTGTGCCGCAAGATCGTCGAATATCACGGCGGCAAGATCTGGGTCGATACCAGCCATACTGAGGGAACCCGGTTGCGGTTCACCCTGCCTGTCGGCTCGCCCGCAGGCGACTCGGCCGAACCGGCTGTTGAAGGAGCTTCACTGTGA